The following coding sequences are from one Arthrobacter sp. PvP023 window:
- a CDS encoding Fpg/Nei family DNA glycosylase: MPEGHSVHRLARQFGDVFAGQRLAVSSPQGRFADGAALLDARTLLSTVAHGKHMFLHFDNGLALHVHLGLYGAWDFGGDATFRGASSIGAPRKVGEREVFDDGATDPGAGGGPEYTGPPAPVGAVRVRLAGAHGWADLRGATTCHAITEAEADAVLARLGPDPLRNLPGDKEGFISGVRARKTPLAALLMDQKVIAGVGNVYRAELLFRQGLDPWLPGRSLGADAADGLWEDTVAMMSDGVRDGRIITTPPRYWTEPGAGLPAPGESHFVYRRHGLDCRICGSPVALTDLGARKLCWCPVCQQGS; encoded by the coding sequence GTGCCTGAGGGGCATTCGGTCCATCGGCTGGCCCGCCAGTTCGGGGACGTATTCGCCGGCCAGCGCCTCGCCGTTTCCAGTCCGCAGGGCAGGTTCGCCGACGGCGCGGCCCTGCTGGACGCCCGCACCTTGCTCAGCACGGTGGCGCACGGGAAGCACATGTTCCTGCATTTCGACAACGGACTCGCCCTGCATGTGCACCTGGGCCTCTATGGCGCCTGGGATTTCGGCGGTGACGCCACTTTCCGGGGCGCGTCCAGCATCGGCGCACCCCGGAAGGTGGGGGAGCGGGAAGTGTTCGACGACGGCGCAACGGACCCCGGGGCCGGCGGCGGACCGGAATACACCGGGCCGCCGGCGCCGGTGGGCGCCGTCCGTGTCCGCCTTGCCGGTGCCCACGGGTGGGCGGATCTCAGGGGTGCCACCACGTGCCACGCCATCACGGAGGCGGAGGCCGATGCCGTCCTGGCCCGGCTGGGGCCCGACCCGTTGCGTAACCTTCCCGGGGACAAGGAAGGTTTCATTTCCGGTGTTCGTGCACGCAAGACGCCCCTCGCGGCGCTGCTGATGGACCAGAAGGTGATCGCCGGCGTCGGGAACGTCTACCGCGCCGAACTGCTCTTCCGCCAGGGCCTGGATCCCTGGCTTCCAGGGCGCTCCCTGGGCGCGGACGCGGCGGACGGGCTCTGGGAGGACACTGTCGCCATGATGTCCGACGGCGTCCGCGACGGCAGGATCATCACCACGCCTCCCCGATACTGGACGGAACCCGGGGCCGGCCTGCCAGCGCCCGGGGAGTCCCATTTCGTCTACCGGCGGCACGGCCTTGACTGCCGGATCTGCGGTTCCCCCGTGGCACTGACGGATCTTGGCGCGCGCAAGCTTTGCTGGTGCCCCGTGTGCCAGCAGGGGTCCTGA
- the pepN gene encoding aminopeptidase N, which produces MNLTRAEARERADLISVESYDVSLDLTRGDKVFGTTTAVKFSARPGSSTFIDAVTDKVLSVMLNGEELDPAEVSDGVRIQLPYLAAENDLLVVAEAPYMNTGEGLHRFVDPVDNEVYLYTQFEVPDSRRMFAVFEQPDLKASFTFTVTAPSHWDLVSNSPTPVPIETIPGEDGGARSVWEFAATPRLSSYVTALVAGPYQSVRSEVKCADGRVVPLGVFARKSLMQYLDADNIFELTRQGFEFFEAQFGCPYPFEKYDQLFVPEFNAGAMENAGAVTILEGYVFRGKVTGAQVERRAITVLHELAHMWFGDLVTMRWWNDLWLNESFAEYMSHLAAVENTEFDHAWTTFASVEKSWAYRQDQLPTTHPIFAEINDLQDVEVNFDGITYAKGASVLRQLVAWVGPEQFMAGVREYFAKHAWKNTELSDLMVELEKASGRDLDQWGRLWLETAGVNTLTPDVAVDSAGVITSFSIVQSAVPEQPTIRPHRLAVGFYNVADGQLVRVHREELDVDGERTDVPALAGLQQPDLILLNDDDLAYAKVRLDPKSLATATAHLKDFRESLPRTLVWGSAWDAARDGETPARGYVELILANIASESDSSVILVQLRQLATTLSYYVAEEHREKTSVAAADTLWDLAGSVPAGSDAQLQFVKSFALLARSDSQLDTVSALLDGSAALDGLTVDQDLRWELLASLVAGGRAGQDRIDAELEHDNTANGQNAAALAKAAIPTAEAKAAAWESIVVKGELSNALQASAVAGFTRVLDPALLEPYTEKYFDAVPGIVANRTHALAQQIVVGLYPAQQTTQATVDRTDQFLASLPEDSAALRRMMLENRDGVARALRARQADVG; this is translated from the coding sequence ATGAACCTGACGCGCGCCGAAGCCCGTGAGCGCGCCGACCTCATCTCCGTTGAGTCCTACGACGTCAGCCTGGACCTGACCCGGGGCGACAAAGTCTTCGGGACTACCACGGCCGTTAAGTTCAGCGCACGGCCCGGGTCCTCCACCTTCATCGACGCGGTGACCGATAAGGTCCTCAGCGTGATGCTCAACGGCGAGGAACTCGACCCCGCGGAAGTGTCCGACGGTGTCCGCATCCAGCTCCCGTACCTGGCCGCGGAAAACGACCTGCTGGTAGTCGCCGAAGCGCCGTACATGAACACCGGCGAAGGGCTCCACCGTTTCGTGGACCCGGTGGACAACGAGGTCTACCTGTACACGCAGTTCGAGGTTCCGGATTCCCGCCGGATGTTCGCAGTGTTCGAGCAGCCCGATCTGAAGGCGAGCTTTACGTTCACCGTCACCGCGCCGTCGCACTGGGACCTGGTGTCCAACTCCCCCACGCCTGTCCCCATCGAAACCATTCCCGGCGAGGACGGCGGCGCCCGCTCCGTCTGGGAATTCGCCGCCACCCCGCGGCTGTCCTCCTACGTCACGGCGCTCGTCGCCGGCCCGTACCAGTCCGTGCGCAGCGAGGTGAAGTGCGCCGACGGGCGCGTTGTTCCCCTGGGCGTGTTCGCTCGCAAGTCGCTCATGCAGTACCTGGATGCGGACAACATTTTTGAGCTCACCCGGCAGGGATTCGAGTTCTTTGAGGCGCAGTTCGGCTGCCCCTACCCCTTCGAGAAGTACGACCAGCTCTTCGTTCCCGAGTTCAATGCCGGCGCAATGGAAAACGCCGGCGCCGTGACCATCCTGGAAGGTTACGTGTTCCGCGGCAAGGTCACCGGCGCGCAGGTTGAACGCCGTGCCATCACCGTGCTGCACGAGCTCGCACACATGTGGTTCGGGGATCTCGTGACCATGCGCTGGTGGAACGACCTCTGGCTTAACGAATCGTTCGCCGAGTACATGTCCCACCTGGCTGCCGTGGAAAACACCGAGTTTGACCACGCCTGGACCACGTTCGCCTCGGTGGAGAAGTCCTGGGCCTACCGCCAGGACCAGCTGCCCACCACGCACCCGATCTTCGCCGAGATCAACGACCTGCAGGACGTGGAGGTGAACTTCGACGGCATCACGTACGCCAAGGGCGCCTCGGTGCTGCGCCAACTGGTTGCCTGGGTGGGCCCGGAGCAGTTCATGGCCGGTGTCCGCGAGTACTTCGCCAAGCACGCTTGGAAGAACACCGAGCTCAGCGACCTCATGGTGGAGCTGGAGAAAGCCAGTGGCCGTGACCTGGACCAGTGGGGCAGGCTGTGGCTGGAAACCGCCGGCGTCAACACGCTGACTCCTGATGTGGCGGTGGATTCCGCAGGGGTCATCACGTCCTTCTCCATCGTGCAGTCCGCGGTGCCCGAGCAGCCCACCATCCGGCCGCACCGGCTCGCGGTCGGCTTCTATAACGTCGCCGACGGGCAGCTTGTCCGGGTGCACCGCGAGGAACTGGACGTCGACGGCGAACGCACCGACGTGCCTGCCCTCGCCGGCCTGCAGCAGCCGGATCTGATCCTGCTCAACGACGACGACCTCGCCTATGCCAAGGTCCGGCTCGATCCGAAGTCGCTGGCCACCGCGACGGCCCACCTGAAGGACTTCCGCGAGAGCCTGCCGCGGACGCTCGTCTGGGGCTCCGCCTGGGATGCGGCGCGCGACGGCGAAACACCCGCCCGCGGCTACGTCGAACTAATCCTCGCCAACATCGCCTCCGAATCCGATTCGTCAGTGATCCTGGTCCAGCTTCGCCAGCTGGCCACGACGCTCAGCTACTACGTTGCCGAAGAGCACCGGGAGAAGACGTCCGTGGCCGCAGCGGACACCCTCTGGGACCTTGCCGGTTCCGTCCCGGCGGGATCGGACGCGCAGCTGCAGTTCGTCAAGTCCTTCGCGCTGCTGGCGCGCAGCGACAGCCAGCTGGATACGGTTTCCGCGCTGCTGGACGGCTCGGCGGCACTGGACGGCCTCACCGTCGACCAGGACTTGCGGTGGGAGCTGCTTGCGTCGCTGGTGGCAGGCGGCCGGGCCGGCCAGGACCGGATCGACGCCGAACTCGAACATGACAACACCGCCAACGGCCAGAACGCGGCGGCACTGGCCAAGGCGGCCATCCCCACGGCCGAGGCCAAGGCTGCGGCTTGGGAGTCCATCGTGGTGAAGGGCGAACTGTCCAACGCCCTCCAGGCGTCCGCGGTGGCAGGTTTCACCCGCGTCCTGGACCCGGCGCTGCTGGAACCTTACACGGAGAAGTATTTCGACGCCGTTCCCGGCATCGTGGCGAACCGCACCCACGCGCTCGCCCAGCAGATCGTCGTCGGGCTTTATCCGGCACAGCAGACCACCCAGGCCACCGTGGACCGGACGGACCAGTTCCTGGCTTCGCTTCCCGAAGACAGCGCCGCCCTGCGGCGCATGATGCTGGAAAACCGCGACGGCGTTGCCCGCGCGCTGCGGGCCCGCCAGGCTGACGTCGGATAG
- a CDS encoding ribose-5-phosphate isomerase, producing MTTSSDFPRVHIATDHAGMELSAHLVTHLTAKGYTVVDHGPKVYDALDDYPSFCINAALAVVADQAAGINALGIVLGGSGNGEQIAANKVKGVRAALAWNLSTATLAREHNDANVVAVGGRQHSVDEATEIIEAFLQEPFSNDERHVRRIGKIAAYENTGEVIA from the coding sequence GTGACCACATCCTCCGACTTTCCGCGCGTCCACATCGCCACCGACCACGCCGGCATGGAGCTCAGCGCCCACCTCGTAACCCACCTCACGGCCAAGGGCTACACCGTGGTGGACCACGGGCCCAAGGTCTACGACGCGCTGGACGATTACCCGTCCTTCTGCATCAACGCGGCGCTTGCCGTCGTGGCGGACCAGGCTGCGGGAATCAATGCCTTGGGCATCGTGCTCGGCGGCTCGGGGAACGGCGAGCAGATCGCCGCAAACAAGGTCAAGGGCGTCCGTGCGGCGCTGGCCTGGAACCTGTCCACGGCCACCCTGGCCCGCGAGCACAACGACGCCAACGTCGTGGCGGTCGGCGGCCGCCAGCACAGCGTGGACGAAGCGACGGAAATCATCGAAGCCTTCCTGCAGGAACCATTCAGCAACGATGAACGGCACGTCCGCCGCATCGGCAAGATCGCGGCCTACGAGAACACCGGCGAGGTTATCGCCTAG